The Corynebacterium renale genome includes a region encoding these proteins:
- a CDS encoding metallophosphoesterase, translating to MSNAKKILSLAGIGGAAALGVAGWANAETHHFRLHEVTVPLLDAKVARRLGGEFTILHVSDLHMVPGQQEKIDFVNGLADLQPDLVINTGDNLSDVGAVPYALEALRPLLSIPGLFVFGTNDYWAPRPVNPLKYLTRKKREPSYVDLPWQGMRAFFQEHGWMDATHKRHEFVASGLRIAAAGVDDPHHDLDDYSTIAGAPHPDADLAIALTHSPEPRVLEKFAADGYDIAFAGHTHGGQVCLPGGRAIVTNCEIDPARASGLSEFDGMALHVSNGLGTSKFAPVRLFCKPSATLLRIVAK from the coding sequence GTGAGTAACGCCAAAAAAATTCTGTCCCTCGCCGGCATCGGCGGTGCGGCGGCCCTCGGCGTCGCCGGGTGGGCCAATGCGGAGACCCACCACTTTAGGTTGCACGAGGTCACTGTCCCGCTTCTCGACGCCAAGGTGGCCCGCCGCTTGGGCGGGGAATTCACGATCCTGCACGTCTCCGACCTGCACATGGTTCCCGGGCAACAGGAAAAGATCGACTTCGTTAACGGGCTCGCGGACCTGCAACCAGACCTGGTTATTAATACTGGCGACAACCTCTCCGACGTTGGCGCAGTCCCCTACGCCCTGGAAGCGCTCCGCCCCCTACTTTCCATCCCCGGACTCTTTGTCTTTGGCACCAACGACTACTGGGCGCCACGCCCGGTCAACCCGTTGAAGTACCTGACGCGTAAGAAGCGCGAGCCTTCCTACGTGGACCTGCCGTGGCAGGGGATGCGCGCGTTCTTCCAGGAGCACGGCTGGATGGACGCCACACACAAGCGCCACGAGTTCGTCGCCTCCGGGCTGCGGATCGCCGCAGCGGGCGTGGATGATCCACACCACGACCTCGACGACTACTCCACCATCGCCGGTGCCCCACACCCCGACGCCGACCTGGCGATCGCACTCACCCACTCCCCCGAGCCACGCGTGCTGGAGAAATTCGCCGCCGACGGCTACGACATCGCCTTCGCCGGCCACACCCACGGCGGCCAGGTGTGCTTGCCCGGCGGGCGGGCGATCGTCACGAACTGCGAGATCGACCCGGCGCGCGCCTCCGGCCTGAGCGAGTTCGACGGCATGGCATTGCACGTCTCCAACGGACTGGGCACCTCCAAGTTCGCGCCGGTGCGCCTGTTCTGCAAGCCTTCGGCCACGCTGCTGCGGATCGTCGCGAAGTAG
- a CDS encoding DUF4040 family protein, whose product MALFYLLVLTAAAVVVSPLLVRVLDRAAGYVLGLLLFAAAAPLAVQLPAVAQGDVLSWHRTWIPNFLGSGLDVNFALRGDGLGVFFALLALGIGGVVLIYSAAYLPRHDGNTSFYLIMTAFTLAVVMLVLADDAVVLFVGWELVSIASFLLIARSGSGGEKGSMRTLILTFFGGLTLLAALAIAATSAGTTNLQGILNSEVWAQNHTLTAWLAVLIAVSAFTKAAQLPFHFWLPEAMAAATPVSAFLHAAAVVKAGVYLLVRFSGIFHDVAVWNYLLVIVGIVTAFVSAVYALTKTDLKKLTAYSTVSHLGWIVATIGIGTRAALIAALVHTLAHALFKSSLFMLIGVVDHEAGTRDTRRLGVIWKKMPFTFGSAAIAAASMAAVPPLFGFVSKEGMLAAFEGGPFGTAGTWLLLTIAGVAALFTFLYSAKYVFGAFVDKGVDATAERDAKVHEAPVALWLPAALPGLLSIPLGLYPAFLDNTVESAVTSVAGPAAAGEGTHLALWHGINVPLMISVLVLVVGIILVLRRHQIFPAFEGRDFMPSGNQLLHGLLQGLNAFGKFVGSMANSLNPSRHLIWPVLTLITLMLFTLLGTSGVDGIAMAPRAEGLDNWQDLFPFLIITISVVGLMVTRHRLTGAVLIGTVGVGITFQMLILGAPDVALTQFLVEALVVVIMMMVLRYQPSHFKPVPKRQTVRSLIVAVLAGLTAFLGVFTLLGRRERSPLAMWFIDNAPEISGGQNIVATIIVEFRALDTLGELSVLGMAAIVIGAVVNSMPRMPFAVGERPRPFGQSMLNSVPLKKGITMVIPVLAVLSVLVFFRGHNDPGGGFVAALIAGAALMLTYLAKGRDSIIFRPSTAAWLTGIGIVVALASGFLGLAYGSFLYPIGFHVFGQHMSSSLIFDGGIYLAVLGMLTQAINSLGGYLKPGAWSVKATDYFRADGSPLLIDDHVELTPAFPEPIEPNPLPADSGPDRVAAENAVSSSYTVTQGGER is encoded by the coding sequence GTGGCTCTCTTTTATCTTCTCGTGCTGACTGCGGCCGCCGTTGTGGTGTCGCCGCTTTTAGTGCGCGTACTCGATCGCGCCGCCGGTTATGTGCTTGGCCTGCTGCTTTTTGCAGCCGCCGCGCCGCTGGCAGTGCAGTTGCCCGCCGTTGCTCAAGGTGACGTACTTTCCTGGCATCGCACCTGGATCCCTAATTTCTTGGGTTCCGGGTTGGATGTCAATTTTGCGTTGCGTGGCGACGGCCTGGGCGTTTTCTTTGCCCTTCTAGCGTTGGGTATTGGCGGGGTTGTCCTTATATATTCCGCCGCTTATCTCCCTCGGCACGACGGGAATACCAGCTTCTACTTGATTATGACGGCGTTCACTTTAGCCGTCGTTATGCTGGTGCTTGCCGACGACGCCGTGGTCCTCTTCGTGGGCTGGGAGTTGGTCTCTATCGCCTCCTTCCTGCTCATCGCACGGTCGGGTTCCGGTGGTGAGAAGGGCTCGATGCGCACCCTGATCCTTACCTTCTTCGGTGGCCTGACCCTGTTGGCTGCGCTCGCGATTGCCGCGACCAGCGCCGGGACCACCAACCTGCAAGGCATCCTGAACTCGGAGGTGTGGGCACAGAACCACACGTTGACGGCGTGGCTGGCCGTATTGATCGCGGTATCCGCGTTCACCAAGGCCGCGCAGCTGCCGTTCCACTTCTGGCTGCCGGAAGCGATGGCCGCCGCCACACCAGTGTCCGCGTTCTTGCACGCGGCCGCCGTGGTGAAGGCCGGCGTGTACCTGCTGGTCCGCTTCTCTGGCATCTTCCACGACGTTGCCGTATGGAACTACCTGCTGGTCATCGTGGGTATTGTCACCGCATTCGTCAGCGCGGTGTACGCCCTGACGAAGACGGACCTGAAGAAGTTGACGGCGTACTCCACGGTCTCCCACCTGGGTTGGATCGTGGCGACGATCGGTATTGGTACCCGCGCTGCTCTCATTGCGGCCCTGGTACACACCTTGGCGCACGCCCTGTTTAAGTCTTCCCTGTTCATGCTCATCGGTGTCGTCGACCACGAGGCCGGCACCCGCGACACCCGCCGCCTGGGCGTGATCTGGAAGAAGATGCCGTTTACGTTTGGCTCGGCTGCGATTGCGGCCGCGTCGATGGCTGCGGTTCCGCCACTGTTTGGTTTCGTGTCCAAGGAAGGCATGCTCGCCGCATTTGAGGGCGGCCCGTTCGGTACGGCCGGCACGTGGCTGCTGCTCACTATCGCTGGTGTGGCTGCTCTGTTTACTTTCTTGTACTCGGCGAAGTATGTTTTCGGCGCGTTCGTCGATAAGGGCGTGGACGCCACCGCAGAGCGCGACGCGAAGGTCCACGAGGCACCCGTCGCACTGTGGCTTCCTGCCGCACTGCCTGGGCTGCTTTCCATCCCGCTGGGCCTGTACCCCGCCTTCCTGGATAACACCGTGGAAAGCGCAGTCACCTCGGTGGCTGGCCCCGCTGCCGCTGGCGAAGGCACGCACCTGGCGCTGTGGCACGGTATCAACGTGCCACTGATGATTTCGGTACTCGTGCTGGTCGTGGGCATCATCTTGGTGCTGCGCCGCCACCAGATTTTCCCGGCTTTCGAAGGCCGCGACTTCATGCCGTCCGGCAACCAGCTGCTCCACGGCCTGCTGCAGGGCCTGAACGCGTTTGGCAAGTTCGTGGGTTCCATGGCGAACTCCCTGAACCCGTCGCGCCACCTCATCTGGCCGGTGCTCACGCTGATTACGCTCATGCTGTTTACACTCTTGGGTACCTCCGGTGTGGATGGCATCGCGATGGCTCCGCGCGCCGAGGGCCTGGACAACTGGCAGGACCTCTTCCCATTCCTGATCATCACAATTTCGGTGGTCGGCCTGATGGTGACCCGCCACCGGCTCACCGGCGCCGTCCTGATTGGCACGGTGGGTGTGGGTATCACGTTCCAGATGCTGATCCTGGGCGCCCCGGACGTGGCGCTCACCCAGTTCCTGGTGGAAGCGTTGGTTGTGGTCATCATGATGATGGTGCTGCGCTACCAGCCTTCGCACTTCAAGCCGGTTCCGAAGCGCCAGACGGTCCGTTCCCTGATCGTGGCTGTCCTGGCTGGCCTGACCGCCTTCTTGGGTGTGTTCACTCTGCTTGGCCGCCGCGAGCGTTCCCCGCTGGCGATGTGGTTCATTGATAATGCCCCGGAGATTTCCGGCGGGCAGAACATCGTGGCCACGATCATCGTCGAGTTCCGTGCACTGGATACCTTGGGCGAACTGTCCGTGTTGGGTATGGCCGCGATCGTGATTGGCGCGGTGGTCAATTCGATGCCACGCATGCCGTTTGCAGTCGGTGAGCGTCCGCGCCCGTTCGGCCAGTCGATGCTCAACTCGGTTCCGCTGAAGAAGGGCATCACCATGGTGATCCCGGTTCTTGCGGTCTTGAGCGTCCTTGTCTTCTTCCGCGGACACAATGATCCGGGTGGTGGCTTCGTCGCCGCGCTGATTGCGGGCGCAGCACTGATGCTGACGTACCTTGCCAAGGGCCGCGACTCGATTATCTTCCGCCCGTCGACAGCCGCCTGGCTGACCGGCATCGGCATCGTCGTGGCGCTGGCCTCCGGCTTCCTCGGCCTGGCGTACGGTTCCTTCCTGTACCCGATCGGTTTCCACGTCTTCGGGCAGCACATGAGCTCCTCGCTCATCTTCGACGGCGGCATCTACCTCGCCGTTCTGGGTATGCTCACCCAGGCGATTAACTCGCTCGGCGGCTACCTCAAGCCGGGTGCCTGGTCGGTGAAGGCCACGGACTACTTCCGGGCCGACGGTTCCCCATTGCTTATCGACGACCACGTGGAACTCACCCCAGCCTTCCCTGAACCCATTGAGCCGAACCCTTTACCGGCAGACTCCGGCCCCGATCGTGTGGCCGCAGAAAATGCCGTGAGCAGTTCTTACACCGTCACCCAAGGAGGTGAGCGCTAA
- the mobA gene encoding molybdenum cofactor guanylyltransferase produces MIDVIVLAGGRSTRMGGHDKAQVQLNGTRLIDVLTADILRADWAGRVIAVSSHDLSVPGVRCVSEDPPFGGPVAGIAAGVAALDGAAEYVAVLSVDAPASAAAVPGLHAALLASPDGDVAVVQSRDGFLQPLCAVWRRGALEEALASLGEVRDVSARALLRGANVVEVPGDGAEADYDSVSELSELGDVEMGPKV; encoded by the coding sequence ATGATCGACGTCATCGTCCTCGCCGGCGGGCGCAGCACCCGCATGGGTGGCCATGATAAAGCACAGGTCCAGCTCAATGGCACCAGGCTTATCGACGTCCTCACGGCCGACATCCTCCGCGCCGACTGGGCAGGCAGAGTGATAGCCGTGAGCTCCCATGACCTTTCGGTCCCCGGCGTTCGGTGCGTTTCTGAGGACCCGCCGTTCGGCGGGCCTGTCGCCGGAATCGCCGCGGGCGTGGCTGCGCTTGACGGTGCCGCCGAGTATGTGGCCGTGCTTTCTGTGGACGCGCCCGCATCTGCTGCCGCGGTACCAGGGTTGCACGCGGCGCTTCTTGCTAGCCCGGATGGGGACGTCGCCGTCGTGCAATCCCGCGATGGATTCCTGCAACCGCTGTGCGCCGTGTGGCGCCGCGGTGCATTGGAAGAGGCGCTGGCTTCTCTGGGAGAGGTGCGGGACGTTTCTGCGCGGGCGCTGCTACGTGGCGCGAACGTGGTGGAGGTGCCCGGTGATGGGGCGGAGGCGGACTACGACTCTGTGTCAGAACTCTCAGAGCTAGGTGATGTGGAGATGGGGCCGAAGGTATAG
- a CDS encoding monovalent cation/H+ antiporter subunit E: MHVIGYALWLIKEIFVSGFGLAFTAVFRPGNIDPCVVRYPLRVTSDWQLYWFSSSITVTPGTLSLGFREPTEPGGPRYLLVQAVEGSDPAAVVDSLADMEARLAPSVRDVPVGAWSVDKQYEDLKGARK; the protein is encoded by the coding sequence ATGCATGTCATCGGCTATGCCCTGTGGCTGATTAAAGAAATCTTCGTCTCCGGCTTCGGCCTTGCGTTCACTGCCGTGTTCCGGCCGGGCAACATTGACCCCTGCGTGGTGCGTTATCCGCTGCGGGTCACCAGCGACTGGCAGTTGTACTGGTTTTCTTCCTCCATCACGGTCACCCCGGGCACCCTATCCCTGGGGTTCCGCGAACCGACCGAACCCGGCGGCCCGCGCTACCTGCTGGTCCAGGCCGTTGAGGGTTCTGACCCGGCGGCGGTCGTCGACTCACTGGCCGACATGGAGGCCCGCCTGGCTCCCTCGGTGCGCGATGTTCCGGTGGGCGCGTGGAGCGTCGATAAGCAGTACGAGGATCTGAAAGGAGCACGCAAATGA
- a CDS encoding cation:proton antiporter, with the protein MTPFEWVLVIAAVLIAGSIISGLVLIVTTKDPLTRAVLSDLAFYGMICLYLVWTLNNQTSIAYDIMILAALAGGVLPTLSMSRIISRGRR; encoded by the coding sequence ATGACACCATTTGAATGGGTGCTTGTCATCGCAGCAGTCCTGATCGCGGGCTCGATCATCTCCGGGCTGGTCCTCATCGTGACCACGAAGGACCCCCTGACCCGCGCGGTCCTGTCCGACCTGGCGTTCTACGGCATGATCTGCCTGTACCTGGTGTGGACGCTCAACAATCAAACTTCCATCGCCTACGACATCATGATCCTGGCAGCACTCGCCGGTGGCGTCCTGCCGACCCTATCGATGTCGCGCATCATCTCGAGGGGGCGCCGCTAA
- a CDS encoding HNH endonuclease signature motif containing protein has protein sequence MALEHLTPNGRDPMRDVIKTIRKATGYSEHRAKTVVIIGMRLMKRLPQTLALQRALYLLDDTHIAILASVLDAADGDTYAAIDAQLARMLTPTMPRQAFPDYTAFRRRVTRILLDTNPQLAEQENPADPPDFELDQPGQDEAGPVSLQAEFTKMEGLILDETLRKIAAQYACTRQEAFHKLIFDQVTVQLTLNIYQAEDIPDAPAWISGIGWITGELREELLAKVTKTRDLADYKDKAAGSYAPSEGIKAYVEGRDGGCGVPGCNVPAHRCQKDHRVEYAEGGETSSKNLLDVCSYDHNHKTNGGLHYILDPETGTTIWLHTDGTFEVSLATGPLSPQGKWEAQTVADYTRERQRRAKHRRKKED, from the coding sequence ATGGCGCTCGAGCACCTCACGCCCAACGGGCGCGATCCTATGCGTGATGTCATCAAAACCATCCGCAAAGCTACTGGCTACAGCGAACACCGGGCAAAAACAGTTGTCATCATTGGTATGCGCTTGATGAAACGGCTGCCGCAAACGCTCGCGCTCCAACGCGCCCTTTACTTGCTGGATGACACCCACATCGCCATCCTGGCGTCCGTCCTTGATGCAGCAGATGGGGACACCTATGCGGCCATCGACGCCCAATTAGCCCGGATGCTCACCCCGACAATGCCACGGCAAGCATTCCCGGACTACACCGCTTTTCGCCGTAGGGTCACCAGAATCCTGCTGGATACCAACCCCCAGCTTGCTGAGCAGGAAAACCCGGCCGACCCTCCCGACTTCGAGCTCGACCAACCCGGCCAAGACGAAGCTGGCCCCGTGAGCCTGCAAGCAGAGTTCACTAAGATGGAAGGCTTAATACTCGACGAAACCTTACGCAAAATAGCCGCCCAGTACGCCTGCACCAGGCAAGAAGCCTTCCACAAACTCATCTTCGATCAGGTCACCGTCCAGTTGACGCTGAACATCTACCAAGCCGAGGACATCCCCGATGCTCCCGCATGGATATCCGGTATCGGGTGGATTACGGGAGAGCTTCGCGAAGAGCTACTCGCTAAAGTGACCAAGACCCGGGATTTAGCGGATTACAAAGACAAGGCCGCAGGCTCCTACGCTCCCAGCGAGGGAATCAAGGCTTACGTGGAAGGCCGCGACGGAGGTTGTGGGGTTCCCGGGTGTAACGTCCCGGCGCATAGGTGCCAGAAGGATCACCGCGTTGAGTACGCGGAAGGCGGGGAAACGTCCTCCAAGAACCTGTTAGACGTGTGTTCCTATGATCACAACCATAAAACCAACGGTGGCCTGCACTACATCCTCGACCCGGAGACGGGGACCACAATCTGGTTGCACACGGATGGCACTTTTGAAGTCAGCCTTGCTACGGGCCCACTGTCCCCGCAGGGCAAGTGGGAGGCGCAAACCGTCGCGGACTACACCCGGGAGCGTCAGCGCCGGGCGAAGCACCGACGGAAGAAAGAAGACTAA
- a CDS encoding Na+/H+ antiporter subunit G, whose translation MQIVISILVIVAALMVVATAVALWRAPDALTRVNVLGPTVSLAVPLLILAVVLNDVTSGGLRPNEWIRAILAVCGVWFIGAIGSFYIGRSIYGVTVRDPGSEA comes from the coding sequence ATGCAGATTGTTATTTCCATCCTGGTCATCGTGGCCGCCCTCATGGTCGTGGCCACCGCCGTCGCCCTGTGGCGCGCCCCCGACGCGCTCACCCGCGTCAACGTGCTCGGGCCCACCGTCTCACTCGCAGTGCCGCTGCTCATTCTGGCTGTGGTGCTTAACGACGTCACCTCCGGCGGCCTCCGCCCCAACGAATGGATCCGGGCGATCCTCGCCGTCTGCGGCGTATGGTTCATCGGAGCGATTGGCTCCTTCTACATCGGCCGCTCCATCTACGGCGTAACCGTCCGCGACCCCGGCTCCGAAGCCTAA
- a CDS encoding cation:proton antiporter subunit C — MIMALTIGVLVTGAVYLMQQRGLVRIVFGMQLMGHAGNLMLLAAGVGAWRGEVFPDRADMADAADPLPQAFVLTAIVISMATATILLTYSALGRSDDTRVKDPFNDDVPQTNLEPIATTGWARQTEEDRKVVAQHQEAQYRAQLAQKED; from the coding sequence ATGATTATGGCGTTAACAATTGGCGTCCTAGTCACCGGCGCCGTGTACCTGATGCAACAGCGTGGCCTGGTGCGCATCGTCTTTGGCATGCAGCTCATGGGCCACGCCGGTAACCTCATGCTGCTGGCCGCCGGCGTCGGCGCGTGGCGTGGCGAAGTCTTCCCCGACCGCGCCGACATGGCCGATGCCGCCGACCCCCTTCCCCAGGCTTTCGTGCTGACGGCCATCGTGATTTCCATGGCCACCGCAACGATCCTGCTGACCTATTCGGCGTTGGGCCGCTCCGACGACACGCGCGTCAAGGACCCGTTCAACGACGACGTCCCGCAAACCAACCTGGAACCAATCGCGACCACGGGTTGGGCGCGGCAGACCGAAGAGGACCGGAAGGTCGTCGCACAGCATCAAGAAGCCCAGTACCGGGCACAATTAGCACAGAAGGAGGACTGA
- a CDS encoding excalibur calcium-binding domain-containing protein produces the protein MKFALALVSVLIGAALIVLGLFGLVIGSVLSFIAFVLLGIAFGLPGLWWLLHARREKNGAVPLKRHWTAVGAASAVSACAGLAFVGGADAELNTGEATPTTTVVKTSTTTTTSTTKVRVTWTPSSVPEPTPEPIEEKAVDHCGEVGVHETGTTFFTDGTTDWTQQCADQMSAEADRAQQNQQMQGFIAPAPAPASANTYYPNCAAARAAGASPLYAGQPGYRAKLDRDGDGVACE, from the coding sequence ATGAAATTTGCGTTGGCGTTGGTTTCGGTTCTTATTGGGGCAGCGCTCATAGTCTTGGGTCTGTTTGGTCTTGTCATTGGCAGCGTACTGAGCTTCATCGCTTTTGTTCTGCTTGGCATCGCGTTCGGCTTGCCCGGACTGTGGTGGCTCCTCCACGCACGTCGGGAGAAGAACGGTGCGGTCCCGTTGAAGCGACACTGGACTGCCGTGGGTGCGGCATCTGCTGTATCTGCTTGTGCGGGGCTGGCATTCGTGGGTGGTGCAGATGCAGAATTAAATACTGGAGAAGCAACACCGACTACCACCGTCGTGAAAACTTCCACAACTACGACAACGTCTACAACGAAGGTGCGCGTGACGTGGACCCCGAGCAGTGTGCCTGAACCAACCCCGGAGCCCATCGAAGAGAAAGCTGTGGACCACTGCGGAGAAGTCGGCGTGCATGAAACTGGTACTACCTTCTTTACCGACGGAACTACGGACTGGACCCAGCAGTGTGCAGACCAGATGAGCGCCGAAGCCGATCGTGCCCAGCAGAACCAGCAGATGCAAGGCTTTATTGCCCCAGCACCGGCTCCCGCATCGGCGAATACTTACTACCCAAATTGTGCAGCTGCCCGCGCCGCTGGCGCTTCTCCGCTGTATGCAGGCCAGCCAGGCTATCGGGCGAAGCTCGACCGCGATGGTGATGGCGTCGCATGTGAGTAA
- a CDS encoding GatB/YqeY domain-containing protein, producing the protein MTELKNQLRTDMKEAMKAKDKVRLGTIRMALAAIQEEETKGAKHELTDPEILKVIAREIKKRKESAEVYQEAGRTELADNELAEAAVLEGYQPKQLDDAQLAALVNETVAEVAGDDAPSMKIMGQVMKAAQAKAAGQVDGKRLSEAVKAALA; encoded by the coding sequence ATGACTGAATTGAAGAATCAACTGCGCACTGACATGAAAGAGGCCATGAAGGCCAAGGATAAGGTCCGCCTGGGCACCATCCGCATGGCGCTCGCCGCTATCCAGGAAGAGGAGACCAAGGGCGCAAAGCACGAGCTCACCGACCCGGAGATTCTCAAGGTGATTGCTCGCGAGATTAAAAAGCGCAAGGAATCTGCGGAGGTGTACCAGGAGGCTGGCCGCACGGAACTCGCCGACAATGAGCTCGCGGAGGCGGCAGTGTTGGAGGGCTACCAGCCGAAGCAGCTTGACGACGCCCAACTCGCCGCACTGGTCAACGAGACCGTTGCAGAGGTTGCCGGCGACGATGCCCCAAGCATGAAGATTATGGGCCAGGTCATGAAGGCGGCCCAAGCGAAAGCCGCCGGCCAAGTTGATGGGAAGCGTCTTTCTGAAGCGGTGAAGGCTGCGCTGGCCTAG
- a CDS encoding monovalent cation/H+ antiporter subunit D family protein translates to MDIVLPLFVAIPLFSAAFAVMAPWKWLRDALHLLLPGASLIAAVWLFIYTGEHGTMAHNVGLFQEGAAISFAADQFSAIMMITTSLVTLVANWFASAVGETRSKYYPALTLILLTGVNGALLTADLFNFFVFIEVMLLPSYGLIALSGTNVRLAVGRTFVLVNLAASTLLVIGVGFVYGVTGTVNLAALQGVAAGNGPAVVAMGIVIIAVATKAGVFPVHTWLPRTYTGTSAAVMGLFSALHTKVAVYMLYRIYVVIFDLEDRWNWLIIALMVISMLIGGFAGLAENSIRRVLAYQMVNGMPFILVMLAFTSGNAHLALTGGLLYALHHMVTVGALILTSGAIEETYGSDKLDKLSGLMRRDRWVAFLFAAGAFSVVGFPPFSGLVGKVAVVFGVAQPASGASWLVIAVIIIASFGALLSMLRVWREVFWGAPMQNQPADLRITFAHSAPATALIGVSLAMFLGAGPVVGAAQDATAQLLDVPAYTTAVLGDDPVGVPDMTDLQGGR, encoded by the coding sequence GTGGATATTGTTCTTCCTCTCTTTGTCGCGATCCCGCTGTTTTCTGCCGCGTTTGCCGTGATGGCACCGTGGAAGTGGCTGCGTGACGCACTGCACCTCCTCCTGCCTGGCGCTTCCCTGATTGCTGCCGTGTGGCTGTTCATCTACACCGGCGAGCACGGCACGATGGCCCACAACGTCGGTCTCTTCCAGGAGGGCGCCGCGATTTCGTTTGCCGCTGACCAGTTCAGCGCCATCATGATGATCACCACCTCCCTGGTGACCCTGGTGGCGAACTGGTTCGCCAGCGCCGTCGGGGAAACGCGCTCCAAGTACTACCCCGCCCTGACGCTGATCCTCCTGACCGGTGTGAACGGAGCACTGCTGACCGCGGACCTCTTCAACTTCTTCGTGTTCATTGAGGTCATGCTGCTACCGTCCTACGGACTTATCGCGCTCAGCGGCACTAACGTCCGCCTGGCCGTGGGCCGCACCTTCGTCCTGGTGAACCTTGCGGCCTCGACGCTGCTGGTGATCGGCGTGGGCTTCGTCTACGGCGTGACGGGCACCGTGAACCTAGCCGCGCTGCAGGGCGTGGCCGCGGGCAACGGCCCGGCCGTCGTTGCGATGGGCATTGTGATTATCGCCGTGGCCACCAAGGCTGGTGTCTTCCCCGTCCACACCTGGCTGCCGCGCACGTACACCGGCACGTCGGCCGCGGTGATGGGCTTGTTCTCCGCGCTGCACACCAAGGTTGCGGTGTACATGCTGTACCGCATCTACGTGGTCATCTTCGACCTCGAGGACCGCTGGAACTGGCTGATCATCGCCCTGATGGTGATCTCTATGCTCATTGGTGGTTTCGCGGGCTTGGCGGAGAATTCGATCCGCCGCGTGCTGGCGTACCAGATGGTCAACGGCATGCCGTTCATCCTGGTCATGCTGGCCTTTACCTCCGGCAATGCGCACCTGGCGCTCACTGGTGGCCTGCTGTACGCGCTGCACCACATGGTCACGGTCGGCGCCCTGATCCTGACCTCGGGTGCGATCGAGGAAACGTACGGCAGCGACAAGTTGGATAAACTGTCCGGCCTGATGCGCCGCGACCGCTGGGTAGCCTTCCTGTTTGCTGCCGGCGCGTTCTCCGTGGTGGGCTTCCCGCCGTTCTCCGGCTTGGTAGGCAAGGTGGCCGTGGTCTTCGGCGTGGCCCAACCCGCGTCGGGCGCGTCCTGGCTGGTCATCGCGGTGATTATCATTGCCAGCTTCGGTGCGTTGCTATCCATGCTGCGCGTATGGCGTGAAGTGTTCTGGGGCGCCCCGATGCAGAACCAGCCGGCAGACCTGCGCATCACGTTCGCGCATTCCGCCCCGGCGACTGCCCTGATCGGTGTGTCGCTGGCGATGTTCCTCGGCGCCGGCCCCGTGGTGGGTGCTGCCCAGGACGCAACGGCCCAGCTTCTCGACGTCCCCGCCTACACCACCGCCGTCTTAGGCGATGATCCCGTCGGCGTCCCCGACATGACAGACCTACAAGGAGGCCGCTAA